A stretch of the Malus sylvestris chromosome 10, drMalSylv7.2, whole genome shotgun sequence genome encodes the following:
- the LOC126586658 gene encoding putative transcription elongation factor SPT5 homolog 1 isoform X1: MARHRDEYDDEMEEEEEYDPDQAIDEDDEEEEEEERGGGSRRPSQKRRRSDFIDDVAEEDDDEEEEEYGEDDEAYGGGGGASRKRKNKRPSGSQFLDIEAEVDTDEEEEDEEGDDDFIADNAPDLPEEEDGRRMRHRPLMQEDEQEDLEEIERNLQERYGKSSHREYDEDTTDVDQQALLPSVRDPKLWMVKCAIGREREVAVCLMQKYIDKPELQIRSVIALDHLKNYVYVEADKEAHVREACKGLRNIFGQKIMLVPIREMTDVLSVESKAIDLSRDTWVRMKSGTYKGDLAQVADVDNVRQRVTVKLIPRIDLQALANKMDGREVVRTKAFVPPPRLLNIEEARELHILGDRKQDRMTGDYYQTINGMMFKDGFLYKAVSIKSISTQNIHPTFDELEKFRKPSENGDGDIASLSTLFSNRKKGHFLKGDAVIVVKGDLKNLKGWVEKVEEDTVHIRPEMKELPKTLAINEKELCKYFEPGNHVKVVSGTQEGATGMVVKVEQHVLIILSDVTKEHIRVFADDVVESSEVTSGITRIGAYELHDLVLLDNNSFGVIIRVESEAFQVLKGVPDRPEVALVKLREIKCKIEKSFPVEVKYKHKVSVKDVVRVIDGPCEGKQGPVQHIYRGVLFIFDRHHLEHAGFICVKSHNCALVGGSRANGDRNGNSNSRYDHLRTPPRVPQSPNRFSRGGPPSNYGGRNRGGRGHDGLVGTTVKIRQGAYKGYRGRVVEVKGPNVRVELESQMKVVTVDRNCISDNVTVTTPYRDTSRYGMGSETPMHPSRTPLHPYMTPMRDAAATPIHDGMRTPMRDRAWNPYAPMSPARDNWEEGNPASWGASPQYQPGSPPSRAYEAPTPGSGWANTPGGNYSEAGTPRDSSSAYANAPSPYLPSTPGGQPMTPNSASYLPGTPGGQPMTPGTGGLDMLSPVIAGGDSEGPWFLPDILVNVHNSGEETTGVVREVLPDGSCRVAIGSGGNGETIIALPNEMEAVVPKKSDKIKIMGGSLRGATGKLIGVDGTDGIVKVDDTLDVKILDLAILSKLAQS; this comes from the exons ATGGCTCGTCACAGAGACGAATATGACGACGagatggaggaagaggaagaataCGACCCGGACCAAGCTATAGACGAGGATgacgaggaggaagaggaggaggaacgAGGCGGAGGAAGTCGGCGGCCCAGTCAGAAGCGGAGGAGATCGGATTTCATAGACGATGTAGCAGAGGAGGACGATgacgaggaggaagaggagtACGGTGAGGATGACGAGGcttatggtggtggtggtggtgcgaGTCGTAAGAGGAAGAACAAGAGGCCCTCTGGGTCGCAGTTTCTCGACATTGAGGCCGAGGTCGATaccgacgaagaagaagaagacgaggaGGGGGATGATG ACTTTATTGCTGATAATGCACCTGATCTACCTGAAGAAGAGGATGGTAGAAGGATGCGTCATCGACCGTTGATGCAAGAAGATGAGCAAGAAGATCTTGAAGAGATTGAAAGAAATCTTCAAGAGCGGTATGGGAAGTCAAGTCATCGAGAGTATGATGAAGACACAACTGATGTGGATCAACAAGCTCTTTTACCTTCTGTTAGGGACCCAAAGTTGTGGATGGTGAAATGTGCG ATTGGTCGTGAGCGGGAGGTAGCTGTTTGCTTAATGCAAAAGTATATCGATAAACCTGAACTGCAGATCAGGTCTGTTATTGCTCTTGACCACCTTAAAAACTATGTATATGTTGAAGCGGACAAAGAAGCCCATGTGAGGGAG GCTTGCAAAGGTCTGCGCAATATATTTGGCCAGAAAATAATGCTTGTCCCAATTAGAGAAATGACTGATGTTCTTTCAGTTGAAAGCAAGGCTATTGATCTTTCTAGGGATACGTGGGTCAGAATGAAGAGTGGGACATATAAAGGAGACCTTGCCCAG GTTGCAGATGTGGACAATGTGCGGCAGAGAGTTACAGTTAAATTAATTCCAAGGATTGATTTACAAGCTCTTGCAAATAAAATG GATGGCAGAGAAGTTGTGAGAACAAAAGCATTTGTTCCTCCTCCACGCTTATTAAATATTGAGGAAGCAAG GGAACTGCATATTCTTGGAGATCGTAAACAAGATCGGATGACTGGTGATTATTATCAGACGATTAATGGCATGATGTTTAAAGATGGTTTCCTGTATAAAGCAGTATCAATCAAATCAATTAGTACTCAGAACATACATCCCACGTTTGACGAACTTGAAAAATTTCGGAAGCCCAGCGAGAATGGTGATGGAGATATTGCAAGTCTGTCAACTTTATTTTCAAACAGAAAGAAGGGACACTTTCTGAAGGGCGATGCAGTTATTGTTGTCAAGGGAGAtctaaaaaatttgaaaggatgggttgagaaagttgaggaggATACTGTTCATATCAGACCTGAAATGAAAGAACTCCCA AAAACCCTTGCCATCAATGAAAAAGAGCTGTGCAAATACTTTGAACCTGGGAATCATGTGAAAGTTGTATCTGGCACTCAGGAAGGTGCAACTGGTATGGTTGTTAAGGTTGAGCAGCATGTTCTCATCATCCTATCTGATGTAACGAAAGAACAT ATCCGTGTGTTTGCTGATGATGTTGTGGAGAGCTCTGAGGTGACATCTGGTATTACCAGAATTGGGGCATATGAACTTCATGATCTCGTGCTACTGGA TAATAATAGCTTCGGTGTAATCATACGCGTAGAAAGTGAAGCATTCCAG GTTCTTAAGGGAGTTCCTGATAGACCTGAGGTTGCACTTGTCAAGTTAAGAGAGATCAAATGCAAGATTGAGAAAAGTTTTCCTGTGGAAGTTAAGTATAAACACAAAGTATCCGTGAAGGATGTTGTGAGGGTCATTGATGGCCCTTGCGAG GGGAAACAGGGTCCTGTGCAACACATATACAGGGGAGTCTTGTTCATCTTTGATCGCCACCACCTGGAGCATGCAGGCTTTATCTGTGTTAAGTCTCATAATTGTGCTCTTGTGGGAGGTTCACGTGCTAATGGTGATAGAAAT GGTAACTCCAATTCACGATATGACCACCTCAGAACTCCTCCTCGGGTTCCTCAGTCCCCGAATAGGTTTTCTAGAGGAGGCCCTCCATCTAACT ATGGAGGAAGGAATAGAGGTGGACGAGGGCATGATGGCTTGGTTGGGACGACAGTAAAGATTCGCCAGGGTGCCTATAAGGGCTATCGTGGACGTGTTGTTGAGGTTAAGGGACCAAATGTACGGGTTGAGTTGGAGTCTCAAATGAAGGTTGTTACAG TTGATCGTAATTGTATTTCTGATAATGTGACTGTTACCACACCATATCG TGATACATCTCGCTACGGTATGGGAAGTGAGACTCCTATGCATCCTTCTCGAACTCCACTCCATCCATATATGACTCCTATGAGGGATGCTGCAG CAACACCTATACATGATGGCATGAGGACTCCTATGCGTGACCGAGCATGGAATCCCTATGCACCTATGAGTCCAGCTAG GGATAACTGGGAGGAAGGAAACCCTGCTTCTTGGGGTGCTAGCCCACAGTATCAG CCAGGAAGTCCTCCTTCGCGGGCATATGAAGCACCAACTCCTGGTTCAGGTTGGGCAAACACTCCTGGTGGAAATTATAGTGAAGCTGGTACACCGAGGGACAGTAGTTCCGCTTATG CAAATGCTCCTAGCCCTTACTTGCCATCGACTCCAGGTGGCCAGCCTATGACACCAAATTCGGCATCCTACCTTCCTGGAACCCCTGGAGGGCAGCCAATGACACCGGGCACTGGTGGTCTGGATATGTTGTCTCCTGTTATAG CAGGTGGGGACAGTGAAGGACCCTGGTTCCTCCCAGACATATTGGTCAATGTCCACAATTCTGGAGAGGAAACTACTGGAGTTGTGAGAGAAGTGCTTCCG GATGGCTCCTGTAGGGTAGCTATTGGGTCGGGTGGCAACGGGGAAACTATAATAGCACTTCCTAATGAAATGGAGGCAGTGGTACCGAAGAAAAGTGATAAGATAAAGATCATGGGTGGGTCACTACGAGGTGCGACCGGTAAGCTGATTGGTGTTGATGGCACAGACGGAATTGTAAAGGTAGATGACACTCTTGATGTTAAGATTTTAGACTTGGCTATTTTGTCAAAACTAGCCCAATCATAA
- the LOC126586658 gene encoding putative transcription elongation factor SPT5 homolog 1 isoform X2, whose protein sequence is MARHRDEYDDEMEEEEEYDPDQAIDEDDEEEEEEERGGGSRRPSQKRRRSDFIDDVAEEDDDEEEEEYGEDDEAYGGGGGASRKRKNKRPSGSQFLDIEAEVDTDEEEEDEEGDDDFIADNAPDLPEEEDGRRMRHRPLMQEDEQEDLEEIERNLQERYGKSSHREYDEDTTDVDQQALLPSVRDPKLWMVKCAIGREREVAVCLMQKYIDKPELQIRSVIALDHLKNYVYVEADKEAHVREACKGLRNIFGQKIMLVPIREMTDVLSVESKAIDLSRDTWVRMKSGTYKGDLAQVADVDNVRQRVTVKLIPRIDLQALANKMDGREVVRTKAFVPPPRLLNIEEARELHILGDRKQDRMTGDYYQTINGMMFKDGFLYKAVSIKSISTQNIHPTFDELEKFRKPSENGDGDIASLSTLFSNRKKGHFLKGDAVIVVKGDLKNLKGWVEKVEEDTVHIRPEMKELPKTLAINEKELCKYFEPGNHVKVVSGTQEGATGMVVKVEQHVLIILSDVTKEHIRVFADDVVESSEVTSGITRIGAYELHDLVLLDNNSFGVIIRVESEAFQVLKGVPDRPEVALVKLREIKCKIEKSFPVEVKYKHKVSVKDVVRVIDGPCEGKQGPVQHIYRGVLFIFDRHHLEHAGFICVKSHNCALVGGSRANGDRNGNSNSRYDHLRTPPRVPQSPNRFSRGGPPSNYGGRNRGGRGHDGLVGTTVKIRQGAYKGYRGRVVEVKGPNVRVELESQMKVVTVDRNCISDNVTVTTPYRDTSRYGMGSETPMHPSRTPLHPYMTPMRDAAATPIHDGMRTPMRDRAWNPYAPMSPARDNWEEGNPASWGASPQYQPGSPPSRAYEAPTPGSGWANTPGGNYSEAGTPRDSSSAYANAPSPYLPSTPGGQPMTPNSASYLPGTPGGQPMTPGTGGLDMLSPVIGGDSEGPWFLPDILVNVHNSGEETTGVVREVLPDGSCRVAIGSGGNGETIIALPNEMEAVVPKKSDKIKIMGGSLRGATGKLIGVDGTDGIVKVDDTLDVKILDLAILSKLAQS, encoded by the exons ATGGCTCGTCACAGAGACGAATATGACGACGagatggaggaagaggaagaataCGACCCGGACCAAGCTATAGACGAGGATgacgaggaggaagaggaggaggaacgAGGCGGAGGAAGTCGGCGGCCCAGTCAGAAGCGGAGGAGATCGGATTTCATAGACGATGTAGCAGAGGAGGACGATgacgaggaggaagaggagtACGGTGAGGATGACGAGGcttatggtggtggtggtggtgcgaGTCGTAAGAGGAAGAACAAGAGGCCCTCTGGGTCGCAGTTTCTCGACATTGAGGCCGAGGTCGATaccgacgaagaagaagaagacgaggaGGGGGATGATG ACTTTATTGCTGATAATGCACCTGATCTACCTGAAGAAGAGGATGGTAGAAGGATGCGTCATCGACCGTTGATGCAAGAAGATGAGCAAGAAGATCTTGAAGAGATTGAAAGAAATCTTCAAGAGCGGTATGGGAAGTCAAGTCATCGAGAGTATGATGAAGACACAACTGATGTGGATCAACAAGCTCTTTTACCTTCTGTTAGGGACCCAAAGTTGTGGATGGTGAAATGTGCG ATTGGTCGTGAGCGGGAGGTAGCTGTTTGCTTAATGCAAAAGTATATCGATAAACCTGAACTGCAGATCAGGTCTGTTATTGCTCTTGACCACCTTAAAAACTATGTATATGTTGAAGCGGACAAAGAAGCCCATGTGAGGGAG GCTTGCAAAGGTCTGCGCAATATATTTGGCCAGAAAATAATGCTTGTCCCAATTAGAGAAATGACTGATGTTCTTTCAGTTGAAAGCAAGGCTATTGATCTTTCTAGGGATACGTGGGTCAGAATGAAGAGTGGGACATATAAAGGAGACCTTGCCCAG GTTGCAGATGTGGACAATGTGCGGCAGAGAGTTACAGTTAAATTAATTCCAAGGATTGATTTACAAGCTCTTGCAAATAAAATG GATGGCAGAGAAGTTGTGAGAACAAAAGCATTTGTTCCTCCTCCACGCTTATTAAATATTGAGGAAGCAAG GGAACTGCATATTCTTGGAGATCGTAAACAAGATCGGATGACTGGTGATTATTATCAGACGATTAATGGCATGATGTTTAAAGATGGTTTCCTGTATAAAGCAGTATCAATCAAATCAATTAGTACTCAGAACATACATCCCACGTTTGACGAACTTGAAAAATTTCGGAAGCCCAGCGAGAATGGTGATGGAGATATTGCAAGTCTGTCAACTTTATTTTCAAACAGAAAGAAGGGACACTTTCTGAAGGGCGATGCAGTTATTGTTGTCAAGGGAGAtctaaaaaatttgaaaggatgggttgagaaagttgaggaggATACTGTTCATATCAGACCTGAAATGAAAGAACTCCCA AAAACCCTTGCCATCAATGAAAAAGAGCTGTGCAAATACTTTGAACCTGGGAATCATGTGAAAGTTGTATCTGGCACTCAGGAAGGTGCAACTGGTATGGTTGTTAAGGTTGAGCAGCATGTTCTCATCATCCTATCTGATGTAACGAAAGAACAT ATCCGTGTGTTTGCTGATGATGTTGTGGAGAGCTCTGAGGTGACATCTGGTATTACCAGAATTGGGGCATATGAACTTCATGATCTCGTGCTACTGGA TAATAATAGCTTCGGTGTAATCATACGCGTAGAAAGTGAAGCATTCCAG GTTCTTAAGGGAGTTCCTGATAGACCTGAGGTTGCACTTGTCAAGTTAAGAGAGATCAAATGCAAGATTGAGAAAAGTTTTCCTGTGGAAGTTAAGTATAAACACAAAGTATCCGTGAAGGATGTTGTGAGGGTCATTGATGGCCCTTGCGAG GGGAAACAGGGTCCTGTGCAACACATATACAGGGGAGTCTTGTTCATCTTTGATCGCCACCACCTGGAGCATGCAGGCTTTATCTGTGTTAAGTCTCATAATTGTGCTCTTGTGGGAGGTTCACGTGCTAATGGTGATAGAAAT GGTAACTCCAATTCACGATATGACCACCTCAGAACTCCTCCTCGGGTTCCTCAGTCCCCGAATAGGTTTTCTAGAGGAGGCCCTCCATCTAACT ATGGAGGAAGGAATAGAGGTGGACGAGGGCATGATGGCTTGGTTGGGACGACAGTAAAGATTCGCCAGGGTGCCTATAAGGGCTATCGTGGACGTGTTGTTGAGGTTAAGGGACCAAATGTACGGGTTGAGTTGGAGTCTCAAATGAAGGTTGTTACAG TTGATCGTAATTGTATTTCTGATAATGTGACTGTTACCACACCATATCG TGATACATCTCGCTACGGTATGGGAAGTGAGACTCCTATGCATCCTTCTCGAACTCCACTCCATCCATATATGACTCCTATGAGGGATGCTGCAG CAACACCTATACATGATGGCATGAGGACTCCTATGCGTGACCGAGCATGGAATCCCTATGCACCTATGAGTCCAGCTAG GGATAACTGGGAGGAAGGAAACCCTGCTTCTTGGGGTGCTAGCCCACAGTATCAG CCAGGAAGTCCTCCTTCGCGGGCATATGAAGCACCAACTCCTGGTTCAGGTTGGGCAAACACTCCTGGTGGAAATTATAGTGAAGCTGGTACACCGAGGGACAGTAGTTCCGCTTATG CAAATGCTCCTAGCCCTTACTTGCCATCGACTCCAGGTGGCCAGCCTATGACACCAAATTCGGCATCCTACCTTCCTGGAACCCCTGGAGGGCAGCCAATGACACCGGGCACTGGTGGTCTGGATATGTTGTCTCCTGTTATAG GTGGGGACAGTGAAGGACCCTGGTTCCTCCCAGACATATTGGTCAATGTCCACAATTCTGGAGAGGAAACTACTGGAGTTGTGAGAGAAGTGCTTCCG GATGGCTCCTGTAGGGTAGCTATTGGGTCGGGTGGCAACGGGGAAACTATAATAGCACTTCCTAATGAAATGGAGGCAGTGGTACCGAAGAAAAGTGATAAGATAAAGATCATGGGTGGGTCACTACGAGGTGCGACCGGTAAGCTGATTGGTGTTGATGGCACAGACGGAATTGTAAAGGTAGATGACACTCTTGATGTTAAGATTTTAGACTTGGCTATTTTGTCAAAACTAGCCCAATCATAA